A single Methylomonas sp. AM2-LC DNA region contains:
- the rhlB gene encoding ATP-dependent RNA helicase RhlB — protein sequence MKKTHLTETRFSNLELSDSIIKGLNDAGFINCTPIQDKSLPLSLRGKDVAGQAQTGTGKTATFLLATFQHLINDESEKIKNPRAIILAPTRELAIQIHKDALLMSQYLNLKFALIYGGTDYQKQLDKIKTNVDIIIGTPGRIIDFYRQGAFTLDNIQVTVMDEADRMFDLGFIKDIRFLLRRMPPPENRLNLLFSATLSYKVTELAYEHMNNPVLIRIETEEVTSKAINQQAFCPANEQKIPLLLGLLNHYQPLRSIVFVNTKRSAETLDDYLQANGYKTALLSGDVPQDKRQRLLNDFQENRVNLLIATDVAARGLHIADVSHVFNYDLPQDVEDYVHRIGRTARFGASGEAISFVCEEYAYSMPDIEDFIGEKIPMQQITPELLMADVVKPERRLPRERVMPHSKRPPREHKPRSPQRTTTPASEPESPQ from the coding sequence ATGAAAAAAACACATTTGACGGAAACACGTTTTAGTAATCTGGAGCTTTCCGACTCCATAATCAAGGGTTTGAACGACGCAGGCTTTATAAACTGTACGCCTATTCAGGATAAATCCTTGCCACTTTCTTTGCGCGGTAAAGATGTTGCGGGTCAGGCACAAACGGGTACGGGTAAAACCGCCACTTTTTTGTTGGCTACTTTTCAGCATTTAATTAACGATGAAAGCGAAAAAATCAAGAATCCGCGTGCCATTATTTTAGCGCCTACACGCGAACTGGCCATACAGATTCACAAAGATGCGCTGTTGATGAGTCAGTATCTGAATCTGAAATTTGCGCTGATTTACGGTGGTACCGATTATCAAAAGCAGCTCGACAAAATTAAAACCAATGTCGATATCATTATCGGTACACCGGGGCGTATTATCGATTTCTATCGGCAAGGGGCTTTTACGCTGGATAATATTCAGGTAACCGTCATGGATGAAGCTGATCGTATGTTTGATCTGGGCTTTATCAAAGATATCCGCTTTTTATTGCGTCGCATGCCACCACCAGAAAACCGGCTTAACTTATTGTTCTCGGCCACTTTGTCCTACAAGGTCACAGAGCTGGCGTATGAGCATATGAATAATCCAGTGCTGATTCGTATCGAAACAGAGGAAGTAACCTCAAAAGCCATTAATCAACAGGCTTTTTGTCCAGCAAATGAGCAAAAAATTCCATTACTGTTAGGATTGTTAAATCACTATCAACCCTTACGCAGCATAGTGTTCGTCAATACCAAACGCAGTGCGGAAACACTGGATGATTATTTGCAAGCCAACGGTTATAAAACCGCATTGTTAAGTGGGGATGTGCCTCAGGATAAACGCCAACGTCTGCTGAATGATTTTCAAGAAAACCGGGTGAACTTGCTCATAGCAACCGATGTGGCTGCGCGTGGTTTGCATATTGCCGACGTTTCGCATGTGTTTAATTACGATTTGCCTCAGGATGTTGAGGATTATGTGCATCGTATAGGCCGTACTGCTCGTTTTGGGGCCAGTGGTGAAGCCATTAGTTTTGTTTGCGAGGAATACGCCTACTCTATGCCGGATATTGAAGATTTTATTGGCGAAAAAATACCCATGCAGCAAATTACGCCAGAGTTATTGATGGCCGATGTCGTTAAACCGGAACGACGTTTACCTAGGGAACGCGTGATGCCGCATAGCAAAAGACCGCCACGAGAACATAAACCGCGGTCGCCGCAACGCACTACAACCCCAGCATCAGAGCCCGAAAGTCCTCAATAG
- the yrfG gene encoding GMP/IMP nucleotidase, with the protein MIAWQEIDTVLLDMDGTLLDLNFDNHFWQEFVPLKFAQLHNLSVAEAKQQLMPRFKAMEGQLEWYCLDYWTKELQLNIMGLKQELSGLIAIHPHVTEFLDAVRSSGKRLILVTNAHQDSLNLKMEKTSLQVFFDAIISAHDLGLAKEQQGFWQILQDQQQFEKPRTLLVDDNLTVLRSAQTFGIAHLVSISKPDSQAPKKTIEDFISIEDFRALMLGL; encoded by the coding sequence ATGATCGCTTGGCAAGAAATAGATACTGTATTACTGGATATGGATGGCACTTTACTGGATTTGAATTTTGACAATCACTTTTGGCAAGAATTTGTACCTTTAAAATTTGCACAACTGCATAACTTGTCCGTAGCAGAAGCCAAACAACAATTAATGCCGCGCTTCAAAGCGATGGAAGGCCAACTGGAATGGTATTGTCTAGACTATTGGACAAAAGAATTGCAATTAAACATTATGGGGTTAAAGCAGGAATTGTCGGGACTGATAGCCATCCATCCGCATGTAACCGAGTTTTTGGACGCGGTACGCAGCAGTGGTAAACGCCTGATACTGGTTACCAATGCTCACCAGGACAGCTTAAACCTAAAAATGGAAAAAACCTCGTTACAGGTATTTTTCGATGCCATCATCAGTGCGCACGATCTGGGATTGGCCAAAGAGCAACAGGGATTTTGGCAAATTCTGCAAGACCAGCAGCAGTTTGAGAAACCGCGCACCTTATTGGTTGACGACAACTTAACTGTGCTGCGTTCTGCTCAGACTTTTGGCATCGCCCATCTGGTATCGATCAGTAAACCGGATAGTCAAGCACCTAAAAAAACCATTGAAGATTTTATATCTATTGAGGACTTTCGGGCTCTGATGCTGGGGTTGTAG
- the nudE gene encoding ADP compounds hydrolase NudE has protein sequence MSKILPHIRSQSIIAQTRQFRIEALELEFSSGESRHYERLARSMSMGAVLMVPMLDENTVLLVREYAAGLHRYELGLPKGKVDAGETPIAAANRELKEEVGYGARKLKHLHTVSLAPAYLEHTIDIFLAEELYPEKLFGDEPEELEVVPWDINRIDTLLLSGECSEARSIAALYMAAAYLRGA, from the coding sequence ATGAGCAAAATTTTACCGCACATCCGTAGTCAATCAATTATCGCTCAAACCCGGCAGTTTCGGATTGAAGCACTGGAATTGGAGTTTAGTAGTGGTGAAAGTCGTCACTATGAACGTTTGGCCCGCTCAATGAGTATGGGGGCGGTTTTAATGGTGCCCATGCTGGATGAAAATACAGTGTTGCTGGTAAGAGAATACGCTGCGGGCTTGCATCGTTACGAATTAGGACTACCGAAGGGTAAAGTGGATGCCGGCGAAACGCCTATTGCTGCAGCCAACCGGGAATTGAAAGAAGAAGTGGGCTACGGAGCGCGAAAATTAAAGCATCTGCATACGGTGTCACTGGCACCCGCCTATCTTGAGCATACTATCGATATTTTTTTGGCCGAAGAGTTATATCCAGAAAAACTGTTTGGAGATGAACCGGAAGAATTGGAAGTGGTACCCTGGGATATTAACCGTATTGATACGCTGTTATTGAGTGGTGAATGCAGCGAAGCCCGTTCTATTGCAGCCTTGTATATGGCGGCTGCCTACCTGCGCGGCGCATAA